In one window of Streptomyces roseofulvus DNA:
- a CDS encoding ABC transporter permease: MTVTRFVLRRLVGALVVLLVLSAALYALFYLLPGDPARLACGERCTPAQVDQVRERLGLDEPVYAQYLHFLQGVVVPRDYAAAGSPLPCAAPCLGLSYQNDQPVTALIAAGLPATASLALGAMVVWLLLGVGTGLVSALRRGGPAERVLTVLTLAGTGTPVFVLGLLLLMAVCAHLQWLPFPTYVPLTQDPEQWAWNMLLPWLTLGLFESAKYARLTRSSTLETLAEDHIRTFRAYGLGERAVVTRHALRGALPPVIALSALDLGSMMGGAMITESLFGLPGLGRLLIESVRSVDLPVVVGIVLVIGAAVVLANAVADVLYTLADRRVALS, from the coding sequence GTGACCGTCACCCGCTTCGTCCTCCGGCGGCTCGTGGGCGCCCTGGTGGTGCTGCTCGTGCTGTCGGCCGCGCTGTACGCGCTGTTCTACCTGCTGCCCGGCGACCCGGCCCGACTGGCGTGCGGGGAGCGCTGCACGCCGGCGCAGGTCGACCAGGTCCGCGAGCGCCTCGGGCTCGACGAGCCGGTGTACGCGCAGTACCTGCACTTCCTCCAGGGCGTCGTCGTGCCGCGGGACTACGCGGCGGCCGGGTCGCCGCTGCCGTGCGCGGCGCCCTGCCTCGGCCTGTCGTACCAGAACGACCAGCCCGTCACGGCGCTGATCGCGGCGGGCCTGCCGGCCACCGCCTCCCTGGCCCTGGGCGCGATGGTGGTGTGGCTGCTGCTGGGCGTCGGCACGGGCCTGGTGTCGGCGCTGCGGCGCGGCGGACCGGCCGAGCGCGTCCTGACGGTCCTCACCCTCGCCGGGACCGGGACGCCCGTGTTCGTCCTGGGGCTGCTGCTGCTCATGGCCGTCTGCGCCCATCTGCAGTGGCTGCCGTTCCCGACGTACGTCCCGCTGACGCAGGATCCGGAGCAGTGGGCGTGGAACATGCTGCTGCCGTGGCTGACGCTCGGCCTGTTCGAGTCGGCCAAGTACGCGCGGCTGACCCGCTCGTCGACCCTCGAGACCCTCGCCGAGGACCACATCCGCACCTTCCGCGCGTACGGGCTGGGCGAGCGTGCCGTGGTGACGCGGCACGCGCTGCGCGGCGCCCTGCCGCCGGTCATCGCCCTGTCCGCCCTCGACCTCGGTTCGATGATGGGCGGCGCGATGATCACCGAGTCCCTGTTCGGCTTGCCCGGGCTCGGTCGCCTTCTGATCGAGAGCGTCCGTTCCGTGGACCTGCCGGTGGTGGTCGGCATCGTGCTGGTGATCGGCGCGGCGGTGGTCCTGGCCAACGCCGTCGCGGACGTGCTGTACACACTCGCCGACCGAAGGGTGGCCCTGTCATGA
- a CDS encoding Rrf2 family transcriptional regulator: MRISARADYAVRAALLLAGAPEGEPLKAEAVAEAQQIPHKFLEGILSDLRRAGLVVSRRGAGGGYRLARDAEDISVADVVRAVEGPLVSVRGVRPPGLEYDGPAQALLPLWVALRANVRQILEGVSLAAIASGELPDLVHSLARDPAAWTNP; encoded by the coding sequence ATGCGGATCTCAGCCAGGGCGGATTACGCGGTGCGGGCCGCCCTCCTCCTCGCCGGTGCACCCGAGGGCGAGCCCCTGAAGGCGGAGGCCGTCGCCGAGGCCCAGCAGATCCCGCACAAGTTCCTCGAAGGCATCCTCAGCGACCTGCGGCGCGCCGGGCTGGTGGTCAGCCGGCGCGGGGCCGGTGGCGGCTACCGCCTGGCGAGAGACGCCGAGGACATCTCCGTCGCCGATGTCGTGCGTGCGGTCGAGGGCCCGCTGGTCTCCGTACGCGGCGTACGCCCGCCGGGGCTTGAGTACGACGGGCCCGCGCAGGCGCTGCTGCCGCTGTGGGTCGCCCTGCGCGCGAACGTCCGCCAGATCCTGGAGGGCGTCTCGCTGGCGGCCATCGCGTCCGGCGAGCTGCCCGACCTCGTGCACTCCCTGGCGCGGGACCCGGCCGCCTGGACCAATCCCTGA
- a CDS encoding ABC transporter permease — translation MTSHDTVAVSTAPAAATTLPGAGAVWRRLRARPAALTAGAVLAVLLGAALAAPLLTAAAGQDPYTYHDDLIDSASGGAPQGSFGGAGAEHWLGVEPGTGRDLFARLLYGARISLLVAVGATAVQVVTGLAVGLAAALGGRWVDHLLSRVTDVMVALPALVLAIALTTVVPPGFPRPLLLVLVLGALGWGGVSRIVRAHTLALSGLDFVAAARLGGAGRWRVARRELLPALAAPVLTYAALLLPGNIVAEASLSFLGIGVHPPTPSWGQMLSTATTWFRADPMYVLLPSVLLLVTVLAFTVLGDALRAALDPREASRLGRAGRRVEKKGNP, via the coding sequence ATGACCTCGCACGACACGGTGGCGGTGTCGACGGCCCCGGCCGCCGCCACCACGCTGCCCGGGGCCGGTGCCGTGTGGCGCCGGCTCCGGGCCCGGCCGGCCGCGCTCACCGCGGGCGCGGTCCTCGCGGTCCTGCTGGGGGCGGCGCTGGCCGCTCCGCTGCTGACGGCGGCGGCCGGCCAGGATCCGTACACGTACCACGACGACCTGATCGACTCGGCGAGCGGCGGAGCACCCCAGGGGTCCTTCGGCGGCGCCGGGGCCGAGCACTGGCTCGGCGTCGAGCCGGGCACCGGGCGCGACCTGTTCGCCCGGCTGCTGTACGGGGCGCGGATCTCGCTCCTGGTGGCGGTCGGTGCCACGGCCGTGCAGGTGGTGACGGGTCTGGCGGTCGGGCTGGCCGCCGCGCTCGGTGGGCGGTGGGTCGATCACCTGCTCAGCCGCGTCACGGACGTGATGGTGGCCCTGCCGGCCCTGGTGCTGGCGATCGCGCTGACCACTGTGGTCCCACCGGGCTTCCCGCGCCCGCTCCTTCTCGTTCTGGTCCTCGGCGCGCTGGGCTGGGGCGGTGTCTCGCGGATCGTCCGCGCCCACACGCTGGCGCTGAGCGGGCTGGACTTCGTCGCAGCGGCCCGGCTGGGCGGCGCGGGCCGATGGCGGGTCGCCCGGCGCGAGTTGCTGCCCGCGCTCGCGGCCCCCGTCCTCACGTACGCGGCGCTGCTGCTGCCCGGCAACATCGTGGCGGAGGCGTCGCTGTCGTTCCTCGGCATCGGCGTGCACCCGCCCACGCCGTCCTGGGGGCAGATGCTGTCGACCGCGACCACCTGGTTCCGCGCCGATCCGATGTACGTGCTGCTGCCGTCCGTACTGCTGCTGGTCACGGTCCTCGCCTTCACCGTGCTCGGCGACGCCCTGCGGGCGGCACTGGACCCGCGTGAGGCGAGCCGTCTGGGCCGGGCCGGCCGACGCGTCGAGAAGAAGGGGAACCCGTGA
- a CDS encoding NAD(P)-dependent oxidoreductase, whose protein sequence is MATVSVGLARRAAEAHAARGVGYVAAPVFGRVGVAEAGALHVLAAGEPELVDRAQPFFDVIGSRTWRLGELPEQANIAKVLGNYLIACAIQSLGEAVSVAEAAGADPGQFVELLASTLFPGPVYSGYGSMIARRTYQPAGFTTTLGRKDLHLALDAAAGQAVPLPFGELLRDVFDQAIADGRAADDWAAIAERQPR, encoded by the coding sequence GTGGCCACGGTCAGCGTCGGGCTGGCCCGTCGCGCCGCAGAGGCGCACGCGGCGCGCGGGGTCGGCTATGTCGCCGCCCCCGTGTTCGGCCGGGTCGGCGTCGCGGAGGCCGGAGCGCTGCACGTCCTCGCCGCGGGAGAGCCCGAACTCGTCGACCGGGCACAGCCGTTCTTCGACGTGATCGGCTCCCGCACATGGCGCCTGGGTGAGCTGCCCGAGCAGGCGAACATCGCCAAGGTCCTGGGCAACTACCTGATCGCCTGTGCGATCCAGTCGCTCGGGGAGGCGGTCAGCGTCGCGGAGGCGGCCGGTGCCGACCCGGGTCAGTTCGTCGAGCTGCTGGCCTCGACGCTCTTTCCCGGCCCCGTCTACTCCGGGTACGGGTCGATGATCGCGCGGCGGACGTACCAGCCGGCCGGGTTCACCACGACACTCGGACGCAAGGACCTCCACCTCGCCCTCGACGCGGCAGCCGGCCAGGCGGTCCCCCTGCCGTTCGGCGAACTGCTCAGGGACGTGTTCGACCAGGCGATCGCCGACGGCCGCGCGGCGGACGACTGGGCCGCGATCGCCGAGCGGCAGCCGCGGTGA
- a CDS encoding putative leader peptide, producing the protein MRTLKHAGDSLPLLTARRHIDLGRTASAICLPL; encoded by the coding sequence GTGCGCACGCTGAAGCACGCAGGCGACTCGCTTCCCCTCCTCACGGCCCGCCGGCACATCGATCTCGGCCGCACGGCCAGCGCCATCTGTCTGCCTCTCTGA
- a CDS encoding ABC transporter ATP-binding protein: MTSPVLAVHDDADEGGGDGGGALVDVLGLTVDFPAGIDGFVRAVDGVSLRLAAGEALGLVGESGSGKSTVAGALLGLHEGTGARLGGTVRVGGVDVGRATGAELRRLRGGVAAMVFQDPLSALDPYQAIGDQIAEVHRVHFPRASRRTARERAVAVLDRVGIPDAARRARSRPHEFSGGMRQRALIAMALACEPRLIVADEPTTALDVTVQARILDLLHEVRAETGAGLVLVSHDLGVVAGSVDRVLVMRDGAVVEQGPVERVLGAPEHPYTRRLLAAVPRLETSRASVVAARPPGPPRGDVLLEAVDLRKEFGRGRRRTTGVDGVSLTVAAGETLGIVGESGSGKTTLGRMLVGLLDPTDGSVRFRGEEVRGVRGGLQMVFQDPVSSLNPRRSIGESVADPLRVAGARTDREITGRVRGLLERVGLDPDWYGRYPHELSGGQRQRVGIARALAPEPRLVVCDEPVSALDVTTQAQVLELLADLQRELGLALVLIAHDLAVVRQASDRVAVMRRGSVVEQGPPDAVYETPEHPYTKALLAAVPVLDPTERAARRVARAAALDVVGA, from the coding sequence ATGACGTCTCCGGTTCTCGCCGTCCACGACGACGCCGATGAGGGAGGCGGTGACGGCGGCGGCGCGCTCGTCGACGTGCTGGGCCTGACGGTGGACTTCCCCGCCGGGATCGACGGCTTCGTACGAGCCGTCGACGGGGTCTCCCTGCGGCTCGCGGCCGGTGAGGCGCTCGGCCTCGTCGGCGAGTCCGGCTCCGGCAAGAGCACGGTCGCCGGCGCGTTGCTCGGGCTGCACGAGGGGACCGGCGCCCGCCTCGGCGGCACGGTCCGGGTGGGCGGTGTGGACGTGGGCAGGGCGACGGGCGCGGAGTTGCGGCGGCTGCGGGGCGGCGTGGCCGCGATGGTGTTCCAGGATCCGCTGTCGGCGCTCGACCCGTACCAGGCGATCGGCGACCAGATCGCCGAGGTGCACCGGGTGCACTTCCCCCGCGCGTCGCGGCGCACGGCCCGGGAGCGGGCGGTCGCCGTGCTGGACCGGGTCGGCATCCCCGACGCGGCCCGCAGGGCGCGGTCGCGGCCCCACGAGTTCAGCGGCGGCATGCGGCAACGGGCCCTGATCGCCATGGCCCTGGCGTGCGAACCGCGGCTGATCGTCGCGGACGAGCCGACGACCGCGCTGGACGTCACCGTGCAGGCCCGGATCCTCGACCTGCTGCACGAGGTGCGGGCCGAGACCGGTGCGGGTCTGGTGCTGGTCTCGCACGATCTGGGGGTCGTCGCGGGGAGCGTGGACCGCGTCCTGGTGATGCGGGACGGCGCCGTGGTCGAGCAGGGGCCCGTCGAGCGGGTCCTGGGGGCGCCGGAGCACCCGTACACCCGCCGTCTGCTCGCCGCCGTGCCGCGCCTGGAGACCTCGCGGGCCTCCGTCGTGGCTGCGCGCCCGCCGGGGCCTCCCCGCGGTGACGTGCTTCTCGAAGCCGTCGACCTGCGCAAGGAGTTCGGGCGCGGGCGCCGGCGGACCACCGGCGTGGACGGGGTGTCCCTGACGGTCGCGGCGGGCGAGACGCTCGGCATCGTCGGCGAGTCCGGCAGCGGGAAGACGACGCTGGGCCGGATGCTCGTCGGCCTCCTGGACCCGACCGACGGTTCCGTCCGCTTCCGGGGCGAGGAGGTCAGGGGCGTACGCGGCGGACTGCAGATGGTCTTCCAGGACCCGGTCTCCTCGCTGAACCCCCGCCGTTCGATCGGTGAGTCCGTCGCCGATCCTCTGCGGGTCGCGGGCGCGCGCACGGACCGGGAGATCACCGGTCGCGTGCGCGGCCTGCTGGAGCGGGTCGGGCTGGACCCCGACTGGTACGGCCGCTACCCGCACGAGCTGAGCGGCGGCCAGCGGCAGCGCGTCGGCATCGCCCGCGCCCTGGCGCCCGAGCCGCGCCTCGTGGTCTGCGACGAGCCGGTCTCCGCCCTGGACGTGACGACTCAGGCGCAGGTCCTGGAGCTGCTGGCGGACCTGCAGCGGGAGTTGGGGCTGGCCCTGGTGCTGATCGCGCACGATCTCGCGGTGGTACGGCAGGCCAGCGACCGGGTGGCCGTGATGCGGCGGGGCTCGGTGGTCGAGCAGGGCCCCCCGGACGCGGTGTACGAGACGCCCGAGCACCCGTACACGAAGGCGCTGCTGGCCGCGGTCCCGGTGCTCGACCCGACGGAGAGGGCGGCCCGCCGCGTGGCACGGGCAGCCGCGCTCGACGTGGTGGGTGCCTGA
- a CDS encoding ABC transporter substrate-binding protein, whose protein sequence is MRISSPLSRRVVVATAAVLAAAGALTACGPADPAASGSGADGKGSAPAKGGTLFVLNSSPQEDFDPARLYTSGGGNVPSLVFRTLTTRNRAAGAEGTKVVPDLATDLGTPSENATVWTYKLKEGLKFEDGSPITSADVKYGVERSFAAELSGGAPYLREWLIGGDSYQGPYGKGKKTLDSIETPDARTIVFRLRKPVGDFPYVATQTQFAPVPKAKDTGAKYEEHPVSSGPYKVVKNTNDGQRLELDRNPHWSEKLDDQRKAYPDTIDVRSGLDSAVINQRLATSSGDDARAVTTDTNLGPAELARIGQDKELKARVGIGHFGYTNYLAFNPKVKPFDQPEVRQAIAYALGRRSVVNAVGGSSLAEAATTFLPNQKAFGYTPYDHFPAGENGNPEKAREVLAKAGHKNGITLTLTHATDEGETGSKVAAAVQQSLRKAGIEVRLEGLEKNAYNERRWDAGDTPGFFISRWGADWPAGYPFLAPIFDGRQIVRDGANFNHAQLDDPAINKEIDEIGKLTDLDAAAARWGALDRKIGERALTVPLYHPVYQRLVGKDIKNVVISDWTGVLDISQVAVK, encoded by the coding sequence ATGCGTATTTCCAGCCCGTTGTCCCGTCGCGTCGTGGTCGCGACCGCCGCCGTGCTCGCCGCCGCCGGCGCTCTGACCGCGTGCGGCCCGGCGGACCCGGCCGCCTCCGGCAGCGGTGCGGACGGGAAGGGGAGCGCGCCCGCCAAGGGGGGCACACTGTTCGTCCTCAACTCCAGCCCCCAGGAGGACTTCGACCCCGCCCGCCTCTACACCTCCGGCGGCGGAAACGTTCCTTCCCTGGTGTTCCGCACGCTCACCACCCGCAACCGGGCGGCCGGGGCCGAGGGCACCAAGGTCGTGCCGGACCTCGCCACCGACCTCGGCACACCCAGCGAGAACGCCACCGTCTGGACGTACAAGCTCAAGGAGGGTCTCAAGTTCGAGGACGGCTCGCCCATCACCTCCGCCGACGTCAAGTACGGCGTCGAGCGCTCCTTCGCGGCCGAACTGTCGGGCGGAGCACCGTATCTGAGGGAGTGGCTGATCGGCGGGGACTCGTACCAGGGCCCCTACGGCAAGGGGAAGAAGACCCTGGACTCGATCGAGACCCCCGACGCCCGGACCATCGTCTTCCGGCTGAGGAAGCCCGTGGGCGACTTCCCGTACGTGGCGACGCAGACCCAGTTCGCCCCCGTGCCCAAGGCGAAGGACACCGGCGCGAAGTACGAGGAGCATCCCGTCTCCTCGGGCCCGTACAAGGTCGTGAAGAACACCAACGACGGCCAGCGCCTCGAACTCGACCGCAACCCCCACTGGTCCGAGAAGCTCGACGACCAGCGCAAGGCGTACCCGGACACGATCGACGTGCGCTCCGGCCTGGACTCCGCGGTGATCAACCAGCGGCTCGCCACCAGCTCCGGTGACGACGCCCGCGCCGTCACCACCGACACCAACCTCGGCCCCGCCGAACTCGCCCGGATCGGCCAGGACAAGGAGCTGAAGGCGCGCGTCGGCATCGGCCACTTCGGCTACACCAACTACCTGGCCTTCAACCCGAAGGTGAAGCCGTTCGACCAGCCCGAGGTGCGGCAGGCGATCGCGTACGCGCTCGGCCGGCGCAGCGTCGTCAACGCGGTCGGCGGCAGCTCCCTCGCCGAGGCCGCCACCACCTTCCTGCCGAACCAGAAGGCGTTCGGCTACACCCCGTACGACCACTTCCCGGCAGGTGAGAACGGCAACCCGGAGAAGGCGAGGGAGGTACTGGCGAAGGCCGGCCACAAGAACGGCATCACCCTCACCCTCACCCACGCCACCGATGAGGGCGAGACCGGCTCGAAGGTGGCCGCCGCCGTCCAGCAGTCCCTCCGGAAGGCGGGCATCGAGGTCAGGTTGGAGGGCCTGGAGAAGAACGCGTACAACGAGCGCCGCTGGGACGCCGGCGACACCCCGGGCTTCTTCATCTCCCGCTGGGGCGCCGACTGGCCCGCGGGATACCCCTTCCTCGCCCCCATCTTCGACGGGCGGCAGATCGTCCGGGACGGCGCCAACTTCAATCACGCGCAGCTCGACGACCCGGCGATCAACAAGGAGATCGACGAGATCGGCAAGCTCACCGACCTGGACGCGGCCGCGGCGCGCTGGGGTGCGCTCGACAGGAAGATCGGCGAGCGGGCGCTGACCGTGCCGCTCTACCACCCCGTCTACCAGCGGCTGGTCGGCAAGGACATCAAGAACGTCGTCATCAGCGACTGGACCGGCGTCCTGGACATCTCGCAGGTGGCGGTCAAGTAA